The proteins below come from a single Malus sylvestris chromosome 3, drMalSylv7.2, whole genome shotgun sequence genomic window:
- the LOC126615748 gene encoding L-ascorbate peroxidase, cytosolic-like has translation MGKCYPTVSEEYKTAVDKARRKLRGLIAEKNCAPLMLRIAWHSAGTYDTKTKTGGPFGTMRCPAEQAHGANNGLEIAVRLLEPIKQQFPILSYADFYQLAGVVAVEITGGPDVPFHPGRTDAPVPPPEGRLPDATKGNDHLRDVFCKNMGLSDKDIVTLSGGHTLGRCHKERSGFEGPWTPNPLIFDNSYFKVLLGGDQEGLLMLPTDKALLDDPVFRPLVEKYAADEDAFFADYAESHMKLSELGFAEA, from the exons ATGGGGAAGTGCTACCCTACCGTGAGCGAAGAGTACAAGACGGCCGTCGACAAGGCCAGGAGGAAGCTCAGAGGCCTCATCGCCGAGAAGAACTGCGCTCCTCTCATGCTTCGCATCGC ATGGCATTCAGCGGGAACTTACGACACCAAGACGAAGACCGGGGGGCCCTTCGGAACTATGAGGTGCCCGGCTGAGCAAGCTCACGGGGCCAACAATGGTCTCGAGATCGCTGTCAGGCTCTTGGAGCCCATCAAGCAACAGTTCCCCATCCTCTCCTACGCTGACTTCTACCAG TTGGCTGGTGTTGTTGCTGTTGAGATTACTGGTGGGCCTGATGTCCCATTCCACCCAGGAAGGACG GATGCCCCCGTGCCACCACCAGAGGGCCGTCTTCCTGATGCTACCAAGG GTAATGACCATTTGAGGGATGTCTTCTGCAAGAACATGGGCCTCAGCGACAAGGATATTGTTACTCTCTCCGGTGGTCACACCCTG GGAAGGTGCCACAAGGAGCGATCTGGATTTGAAGGACCTTGGACTCCCAACCCCCTTATCTTTGACAACTCCTACTTCAA GGTGCTTCTTGGTGGAGACCAGGAAGGTCTTCTAATGCTTCCAACTGACAAGGCTCTTCTGGATGACCCTGTCTTCCGCCCTCTTGTGGAAAAATACGCTGCG GATGAAGATGCTTTCTTTGCTGACTATGCTGAATCTCACATGAAGCTCTCCGAGCTTGG GTTTGCTGAGGCCTAA